The Acidobacteriota bacterium genome has a segment encoding these proteins:
- a CDS encoding sigma-54 dependent transcriptional regulator, producing MPIVLFAPGDFPIDEVATVLNEYDLDVVSLQLDSSLRNAGLSVQVDKAIAVIPKQGVVDVGEEVSSLRELIGSEPSLLLCTAQPSSRRILHECGASQVITPRSWTAAHVAERILAEFILDGSIHPLHCGSLRGGTPQMRELYRHIDKLAPISETILILGENGTGKGLVAKEIHERSGRPNPFLPVNCPQHSRELLPSELFGHERGAFTGATQARRGLLAEAQSGTVFLDEIGELDLAAQAQLLHVIEEGEVMRVGGSRWEKIQARIVLATNRNLTEECAAGRFRMDLYQRIRGFALEVPPLRERMPDIPLLASHFVSEYNTEHKTNLTAAPGSVECLFRYDWPGNVRELRLMIRKAAIYADAPTGHISAAVLQESVRTRESSRPAHSVSFNPAMDSWRDFVDRAEAAYFRAVLAEAGGNVTRAAELAGLSRSQFYKKLEEIRAARARPDQ from the coding sequence ATGCCCATCGTTCTGTTCGCACCTGGTGACTTTCCAATCGATGAAGTTGCAACGGTCCTCAACGAGTACGACCTGGACGTCGTTTCGCTGCAATTGGATTCGAGTCTTCGCAACGCGGGCCTCTCCGTCCAAGTGGATAAAGCCATCGCGGTGATTCCGAAACAGGGCGTTGTTGATGTAGGCGAGGAGGTATCCTCGCTCAGAGAACTCATTGGATCGGAGCCTTCGTTACTTCTTTGCACCGCTCAGCCAAGTTCTCGGCGGATACTACATGAATGCGGGGCTTCGCAAGTGATTACGCCACGAAGCTGGACAGCCGCTCACGTCGCCGAGCGCATACTTGCTGAATTCATACTGGACGGTAGCATTCATCCTTTGCATTGCGGGTCCCTTCGCGGCGGAACCCCACAGATGCGAGAGTTGTATCGGCACATCGACAAGCTTGCGCCGATTTCAGAAACGATCTTGATTCTCGGCGAAAACGGAACTGGAAAAGGATTAGTCGCAAAAGAGATTCACGAACGAAGCGGGAGACCCAACCCGTTTCTGCCCGTTAACTGCCCTCAACACAGTCGCGAGCTGTTGCCAAGCGAACTCTTCGGCCACGAGCGCGGGGCGTTCACGGGGGCGACGCAGGCGCGTCGGGGCCTGCTTGCTGAAGCTCAAAGCGGCACCGTCTTTTTGGATGAAATCGGAGAACTCGATCTGGCGGCGCAAGCTCAACTACTCCATGTGATTGAGGAAGGCGAAGTGATGCGCGTAGGAGGAAGTCGATGGGAGAAGATTCAGGCTCGTATCGTTCTTGCGACGAACCGGAACCTGACTGAGGAGTGTGCAGCGGGGAGATTCCGAATGGACCTGTACCAGCGGATTCGAGGGTTCGCGCTGGAAGTGCCGCCATTACGAGAGCGAATGCCTGATATTCCGCTGCTCGCAAGTCATTTTGTGAGCGAGTACAACACCGAACACAAGACTAACCTAACAGCCGCGCCCGGCTCCGTTGAATGTTTGTTCCGCTACGACTGGCCCGGTAACGTGCGTGAGCTCCGCCTGATGATTAGGAAGGCTGCGATCTACGCGGACGCCCCGACCGGGCATATTAGCGCGGCCGTTCTTCAAGAGAGCGTTCGAACTCGCGAATCGTCTCGGCCCGCACATTCCGTGAGTTTCAATCCAGCAATGGATAGCTGGCGCGACTTCGTCGATCGAGCCGAAGCTGCATACTTTCGCGCCGTGTTAGCCGAAGCAGGCGGTAACGTCACGCGGGCGGCGGAGCTCGCAGGGTTGAGTCGGTCACAGTTTTACAAGAAGCTTGAGGAGATCCGGGCGGCACGGGCCAGACCGGACCAGTAG
- a CDS encoding response regulator: MISDTILIVEDNDSQRLALHTALEMRGFSVESAGSVESARALVNKLGDKLGVMILDMRLEDRQYPSITGADLGLEVRASRPAWRPEFLITSAFSEVDYYRLAVELGVAAYLHKEEHTQNQVIRHVRGLMLRRALSVERPGAAEEIGVIADASRDRADAVLRFCRQVLAPAFEAVAGVPFVILATVVNGVTICIGNANLPESEDPVYKTLQGLVHGEANRTHPFVFDSAKLGGMDNAQAWSIAERFRDTAFLPLSSGRGFTLSVGFLDGDAGQNPLRENALELCKVLGGYLRPAVVEHLLTVLTQLGVSAIQRRREVLRATARLCLFIGQEQLDVLSDAEDSDEAPRGLHFRRLQSLAEDLRDTGEMLTSLTDDEDKETETTRATPPERTVSMSRLVSSAWEEIVRNQPKDQIAIDLDGDCKVLATREDLFIVASRLLQWLARRRVEASSEMPHLISVRCTETPDGPQVTLEDRSRRLPERLRRQLFFPFSQAVPLSVLEKDKGPGIHLPLYLAKMIVEVKYRGRLEDRSDEIEGDAGHRFVISFPKPDTLAK; this comes from the coding sequence ATGATAAGCGATACGATCCTGATTGTTGAGGACAACGACTCTCAACGACTGGCATTACACACGGCACTAGAGATGCGCGGCTTTAGCGTGGAGAGCGCAGGAAGTGTGGAATCGGCCCGCGCACTAGTAAACAAACTCGGCGATAAACTCGGAGTGATGATCTTGGATATGCGCTTGGAGGACCGCCAGTATCCATCAATCACGGGCGCAGACCTTGGTCTCGAAGTTCGCGCTTCGCGACCTGCATGGCGACCGGAGTTCTTAATCACATCAGCCTTCTCGGAAGTAGATTACTATCGCTTGGCCGTAGAGCTGGGAGTAGCAGCTTACCTGCACAAGGAAGAGCACACGCAGAACCAGGTTATTAGGCACGTGCGGGGACTCATGCTTAGGCGAGCGCTGAGCGTTGAGAGACCGGGCGCCGCGGAAGAGATTGGCGTGATAGCGGACGCCAGTCGAGACCGGGCCGATGCGGTGCTCAGATTCTGCCGACAAGTCTTGGCGCCCGCATTCGAGGCGGTCGCCGGAGTGCCGTTCGTCATTCTCGCGACGGTGGTGAACGGGGTCACAATCTGCATTGGAAACGCCAACTTGCCCGAGAGTGAGGACCCAGTCTACAAGACCTTACAGGGCTTAGTTCACGGCGAGGCAAACCGAACGCACCCCTTCGTTTTTGACTCAGCGAAGCTAGGCGGCATGGATAATGCGCAGGCTTGGAGCATTGCAGAAAGGTTCAGAGACACCGCGTTTCTTCCTCTATCAAGCGGCAGAGGATTTACACTTTCGGTCGGCTTCCTTGACGGGGACGCTGGCCAGAATCCTCTTCGCGAGAACGCGCTCGAATTGTGCAAAGTGCTGGGCGGATATCTTCGTCCGGCGGTCGTTGAACACTTGCTCACAGTCCTCACCCAGCTTGGCGTGTCTGCCATACAACGTCGGCGGGAAGTGCTCCGCGCGACGGCTCGCCTCTGTCTCTTTATAGGTCAGGAGCAACTGGACGTCCTATCAGACGCCGAAGATTCCGACGAAGCTCCGCGAGGACTGCACTTTCGCAGACTCCAATCCCTTGCTGAAGACCTTCGCGACACGGGTGAGATGCTCACGTCTCTAACCGACGATGAGGACAAGGAAACTGAAACCACCCGTGCGACGCCTCCGGAACGTACAGTCTCGATGTCCCGACTTGTTTCGTCGGCTTGGGAAGAGATTGTCAGGAACCAGCCGAAGGACCAAATCGCCATCGACCTGGACGGGGACTGCAAGGTCCTGGCGACGCGCGAGGACCTTTTCATTGTAGCCTCGCGATTACTTCAATGGCTCGCGCGACGACGCGTTGAGGCCTCCTCAGAAATGCCTCACCTAATAAGTGTCCGATGTACTGAAACTCCGGACGGTCCGCAAGTGACGCTTGAAGACCGCAGCCGCAGACTACCCGAGCGGCTTCGCCGCCAGCTCTTCTTCCCGTTTTCTCAAGCGGTCCCTCTGTCTGTCCTGGAGAAGGACAAGGGACCGGGTATTCACCTGCCGCTTTACCTGGCCAAGATGATCGTCGAAGTGAAATATCGCGGCCGGCTCGAAGATCGTTCCGACGAAATCGAAGGTGACGCCGGCCACAGATTCGTCATCAGTTTCCCTAAGCCCGACACTCTGGCGAAGTAA
- a CDS encoding HAMP domain-containing sensor histidine kinase has protein sequence MFSDLLKDALDFVNEYRHVLMILTAAMAGFFAVVILILRYFALSAERWAKFFAWGFALLAIQYIIQRGGYHMAAVQTSTSAGESIYQILRVLNLFFSTANNLLFLAAAFDLLDRRPAVPKLAWCIAVLAILCGLPGDAFLWSRMPDALFSAACLGLVIYATFTNIGFRRRPILAAIAINVGSVYALVQVVYGFNPIIASSQWRWVIELMHQFDINDGPHDALHFLDALTILAAWPLKYGLFVSAFFLLMRTLVVVSSGDVKKMMSGITAGKAEYLEGPGIVRSIAESVGADRTELSLRLPGATLGRVKTLSWDVRKQSGDGRGSTLFPPTYDSIQEEVFETGQEFRYPRPNWEKSFTAHAFEPQDNHSSIVAVPIRFHGAVIGCLKVIWETAAYSATALQHIRQLADLVAPAVQSNRELAALDQLGYGFSRLQVEQPMADIERSVEKMTQILHDVLSPLGTCILVDKGFRSFRKIEAADPAYRDILQQDVRGRLNQVWSSVVDDDGHQTTEIARSHLVAMRSAEPTPDVFLGELILLVPSGLDEVSHPSLGTNYVHRRAVASLVSDALLDSARKYFDDLLKELGVRLNQKEATNVAAWFKAVQEIAGKAGLRWVVSTQPGTEELLGDEEAIAIVKSLGPGAGDGDAIALIHQYSEGGNCNQLVRITLPNTKGRVWMGVEREGFGPELTFHSPWSLFLEYFGDIADSALVRITAAIEFQRLQADAAQYQGLATVAVTTGTLIHQLTNMVKGLQGPASTLKDAVALGRIECDEQLSRLIALMSDSTTNLLQLLSPIANVTKLDAHRPCSLADAAQHARKLFEVLLSQRQIALTVTVAPDLVIDVPFHVAGLALANLVHNASDALSGAGTIRIDADDVGDVVLCHVTDDGPGVANHIRDRIFELGETTKPGSGGWGLYLVDRSLRENRAGIELTNPGPGGTRFTIRFPKPRPEDQI, from the coding sequence ATGTTTTCCGACTTGCTAAAGGATGCGCTTGATTTCGTCAACGAGTACCGGCACGTCTTGATGATCTTGACGGCGGCGATGGCGGGATTCTTCGCCGTGGTGATTCTTATCCTTCGGTACTTCGCACTGTCGGCCGAGCGCTGGGCGAAGTTCTTCGCGTGGGGATTCGCACTACTTGCAATACAATACATAATTCAGCGTGGCGGCTATCACATGGCGGCCGTCCAAACCTCCACAAGTGCAGGAGAATCCATTTACCAGATCCTTCGTGTGCTGAATCTTTTCTTTTCAACCGCAAACAATCTGCTATTTCTCGCAGCGGCATTCGATCTGTTGGACAGAAGGCCGGCGGTACCGAAGCTAGCTTGGTGCATTGCTGTTCTTGCAATTCTTTGCGGGCTTCCCGGCGACGCCTTCTTATGGTCTCGAATGCCAGATGCTCTTTTCTCCGCCGCCTGTCTTGGGTTGGTCATTTACGCCACATTCACTAACATTGGATTTCGCCGCCGCCCCATCCTTGCGGCCATCGCCATAAATGTCGGCAGCGTTTACGCGCTAGTGCAGGTGGTTTACGGGTTCAACCCAATTATCGCCTCAAGTCAATGGAGATGGGTGATTGAGTTGATGCATCAGTTCGACATAAATGACGGACCCCACGACGCATTACACTTCTTGGACGCTCTGACCATTCTCGCTGCCTGGCCGCTCAAGTATGGCCTTTTCGTGTCGGCGTTTTTTCTCCTCATGCGAACTCTAGTTGTAGTGTCGTCGGGCGACGTCAAGAAGATGATGAGTGGCATTACTGCCGGCAAGGCGGAGTATCTGGAAGGCCCTGGCATCGTGCGATCTATCGCGGAGAGCGTTGGAGCGGACCGCACCGAACTATCTTTAAGACTTCCGGGGGCTACGCTAGGGCGGGTCAAGACCTTGAGTTGGGACGTACGAAAGCAATCCGGGGATGGACGCGGGAGCACCCTCTTTCCCCCGACGTACGACAGCATTCAGGAAGAGGTATTTGAAACGGGACAGGAGTTCAGATACCCTCGACCGAACTGGGAGAAGTCATTCACCGCGCACGCATTCGAACCTCAGGACAACCATTCCTCAATTGTTGCGGTGCCCATTCGATTTCATGGCGCTGTAATCGGATGTCTGAAGGTAATCTGGGAAACCGCGGCGTATAGCGCGACAGCGCTTCAACACATAAGACAGTTGGCCGATCTAGTGGCTCCGGCGGTTCAATCCAATCGGGAGCTCGCGGCCCTCGACCAGCTTGGCTATGGCTTTTCGAGGTTACAGGTAGAGCAGCCGATGGCGGACATTGAAAGGTCGGTTGAGAAAATGACGCAGATCCTGCACGACGTTCTCTCGCCTCTCGGCACCTGCATTCTGGTGGATAAGGGATTCAGATCTTTTCGCAAGATTGAGGCGGCGGACCCTGCCTACCGCGATATCCTCCAACAAGACGTTAGAGGCCGTTTGAATCAAGTTTGGTCCTCTGTAGTTGATGACGACGGACATCAAACTACCGAGATCGCCCGGAGTCACCTAGTGGCGATGCGATCGGCGGAACCAACCCCTGATGTTTTCCTAGGTGAACTCATCTTGCTCGTGCCATCTGGCCTTGACGAAGTATCGCATCCTTCGCTAGGAACCAACTACGTTCATCGGAGAGCCGTAGCCTCATTGGTTTCCGATGCGCTTCTTGACTCGGCCCGCAAGTACTTTGATGACCTATTGAAGGAGCTTGGCGTGCGTCTCAACCAAAAGGAAGCGACCAATGTCGCTGCCTGGTTCAAAGCGGTCCAAGAGATTGCCGGCAAAGCCGGTCTGAGGTGGGTAGTATCAACACAGCCGGGAACCGAAGAGCTCTTAGGAGACGAGGAGGCAATCGCGATTGTCAAAAGCTTGGGGCCGGGCGCCGGTGATGGTGACGCCATCGCATTGATTCATCAGTATTCGGAGGGAGGTAACTGTAATCAACTCGTCAGGATTACGCTTCCAAACACTAAGGGTCGCGTTTGGATGGGAGTGGAGCGCGAAGGCTTCGGCCCCGAGCTGACCTTCCATTCGCCATGGAGCTTGTTTCTTGAATACTTTGGTGACATTGCGGATTCCGCTTTAGTAAGAATAACCGCTGCAATCGAATTTCAACGACTCCAGGCAGATGCCGCTCAGTATCAGGGGTTGGCCACGGTCGCCGTAACGACGGGAACGCTGATCCATCAGTTGACCAATATGGTGAAGGGATTGCAGGGTCCAGCGAGCACCCTGAAGGATGCTGTTGCACTCGGAAGGATCGAGTGTGATGAACAACTCAGTAGGCTCATAGCTCTGATGAGCGATTCGACCACGAATCTCTTGCAACTCCTCAGCCCAATCGCTAACGTCACCAAGTTGGATGCGCATCGACCCTGCTCGCTAGCAGACGCAGCGCAACACGCCCGGAAGCTGTTTGAGGTTCTCCTTAGTCAGCGTCAGATCGCTCTCACCGTGACAGTTGCTCCTGATCTGGTGATCGATGTGCCATTTCACGTTGCGGGACTCGCCCTGGCTAATCTTGTACACAATGCTAGCGATGCGTTGAGCGGCGCCGGCACAATCCGGATTGACGCTGACGACGTTGGGGATGTGGTGCTCTGCCATGTGACCGATGATGGTCCGGGCGTCGCCAACCACATAAGAGATCGCATCTTTGAATTGGGTGAGACCACAAAGCCAGGCAGCGGCGGATGGGGCCTGTACCTCGTGGATCGCTCCTTGCGAGAGAATCGTGCTGGAATCGAGCTAACGAACCCTGGTCCTGGCGGCACCAGATTCACCATTCGATTTCCCAAACCTAGACCGGAGGATCAAATATGA
- a CDS encoding metallophosphoesterase, which yields MWKAEDLIVLSDIHMAAEQGKGMFQADAELTSFLTWVFEEAPNATMVLAGDILDFLVVEHCERAEKALHPAGAPARTASILEKHPEVFDALGRLARSPEHNVIWMAGNHDPELAFPSVREVIEQRLGWSAAAPPVRWLVHSEAATIRVGEATALIEHGEMFDDWNRIDHDALRRASSLASRGLLENHKYTPPPGSKLVVEYLIELREKYPWLYLLKPEREAVIPIMFAFLERKEQYKLLPALKHWLSSAVRSAITELEIQSDPARIVRSTNHTSTRKQKLVAWLEEMEREPKRRASQADRIERLIPKLREVAAEDDFFDLQTPDSVSEVVTYLLKQGSDLVIHGHTHSAKAYRLGAGLYLNTGTWGRLLRLPPGDASDADWREFLEGLLNGRDEGVTRPTFARVTLDSQSETTDAALVQWDDTGPSTLASWRFDSSDRQWQRD from the coding sequence ATGTGGAAAGCTGAAGATTTAATCGTGCTGAGCGACATACACATGGCAGCCGAGCAAGGCAAAGGGATGTTCCAAGCCGACGCCGAGTTGACCAGCTTCTTAACGTGGGTCTTTGAAGAAGCTCCCAACGCTACGATGGTGCTTGCGGGCGACATCCTCGACTTTCTCGTAGTGGAGCACTGTGAACGCGCCGAAAAGGCGCTTCACCCGGCAGGGGCCCCTGCCAGGACTGCATCGATCCTCGAGAAACATCCCGAGGTCTTCGACGCATTGGGCCGGCTCGCGCGCTCACCCGAGCACAACGTCATTTGGATGGCCGGTAATCACGACCCTGAACTCGCCTTTCCTTCGGTGAGAGAAGTGATTGAACAGAGGCTTGGTTGGTCTGCGGCGGCTCCGCCGGTGAGATGGCTTGTTCACAGCGAGGCCGCGACGATTCGAGTCGGCGAAGCAACTGCGCTGATCGAACATGGAGAGATGTTTGATGATTGGAACCGAATCGACCACGACGCTCTCCGAAGAGCGTCCAGTCTGGCTAGCAGAGGTCTCTTGGAAAATCATAAGTACACTCCGCCGCCCGGCAGCAAGCTGGTCGTCGAGTACCTCATAGAGTTACGCGAAAAGTATCCCTGGCTTTATCTTCTCAAGCCAGAACGCGAGGCGGTCATTCCCATTATGTTTGCATTCCTCGAACGCAAGGAACAATACAAGCTGCTCCCTGCCCTGAAACACTGGCTGAGTTCCGCCGTGCGCTCGGCGATCACCGAACTTGAGATCCAATCGGACCCGGCACGAATCGTGAGGTCTACAAATCACACGAGCACGAGGAAGCAGAAACTGGTTGCCTGGCTGGAAGAGATGGAACGCGAGCCCAAAAGACGCGCCTCTCAAGCGGACCGAATCGAGCGGCTGATTCCGAAGCTGCGCGAAGTTGCGGCGGAAGATGACTTCTTTGACCTGCAAACGCCGGACAGTGTGAGTGAGGTAGTGACCTACCTTCTTAAACAAGGCTCAGACCTTGTCATTCACGGCCATACGCACTCGGCGAAGGCGTACAGACTCGGAGCGGGGCTCTACCTGAACACCGGGACGTGGGGTCGTCTCTTACGCCTGCCCCCCGGCGATGCTTCTGATGCGGACTGGCGTGAGTTCCTCGAAGGGCTTTTGAACGGCCGCGATGAAGGTGTGACTCGGCCAACTTTCGCGCGTGTGACTCTCGACTCTCAGAGCGAGACAACTGACGCTGCTTTGGTGCAATGGGATGATACTGGTCCGTCGACACTGGCGAGTTGGCGGTTCGATTCGAGCGACCGACAGTGGCAGCGTGATTAG
- a CDS encoding type II toxin-antitoxin system VapC family toxin has product MAAFYFDTSALVKRYARETGSSWVVGITGAAANNEVFISIATGAEMAAALTRKSLIGQMSSQSSSVAIVAFKQHFKSEYEVASLTMNIVDHAMKLAEAHGLRGYDSIQLATALAVQSELASAGVSNFAFVSADADLNSAAQAEGLSVDDPNNHP; this is encoded by the coding sequence ATGGCAGCTTTCTATTTCGATACCAGCGCGCTCGTGAAGCGATACGCGCGAGAGACCGGAAGTTCATGGGTCGTAGGCATAACCGGCGCCGCTGCTAATAATGAAGTCTTCATCTCAATCGCAACAGGTGCCGAGATGGCGGCGGCCCTCACTCGTAAGAGCCTTATCGGCCAGATGTCCAGTCAGTCGTCATCCGTGGCTATCGTTGCCTTCAAACAACACTTCAAAAGCGAATATGAGGTCGCGTCACTCACGATGAATATTGTTGACCATGCGATGAAGTTGGCCGAGGCTCATGGTTTGCGCGGCTACGACTCCATCCAGTTGGCGACCGCGTTGGCAGTTCAATCCGAATTAGCTTCCGCCGGAGTTAGTAACTTCGCTTTTGTTTCAGCAGACGCGGACCTGAACAGCGCGGCTCAAGCAGAAGGGCTCTCAGTTGATGACCCTAACAATCACCCGTAG